A single region of the Mycobacterium lentiflavum genome encodes:
- a CDS encoding sensor histidine kinase, producing MMVDVSDVSLKDHHPKRGELRIYLGAAPGVGKTYAMLGEAHRRLERGTDLVAAVVETHGRRKTAEMIEGIETIPPRYIEYRGSTFPELDVPAVLARHPQVVLVDELAHTNTPGSKNQKRWQDVEELLDAGISVISTVNIQHLESLNDVVAQITGIEQKETIPDSIVREAAQVELIDITPEALRRRLSHGNVYAPERIDAALSNYFRRGNLTALRELALLWLADQVDTALAKYRAENKITDMWEARERVVVAVTGGPESETLVRRASRIASKSSAELMVVHVIRGDGLAGLSETRMHKIRELANSLDASVHTVIGDDVPTALLDFAREMNATQLVIGTSRRSRWARIFEEGIGTTVVQQSGKIDVHIVTHDESKRGFHFASFAPRERRIVSWLAAIIVPSLICAVTVTMLDPYLDTGGESALFFVGVLLVGLLGGVAPAALSAVLSGLLLNYFLIAPRHSFTIAEPNSAITELVLLLIAVAVAVLVDFAAKRTREARLAAQEAELLTLFAGSVLRGADLETLLERVRETYSQRAVSMLREPSEEDRAAGKKSYIVACVGKDPCVTVDSADTAIEVGDDEFWMLMAGRKLSARDRRVLTAVAKQAAGLIRQGELAEEASRTEAVVRADELRRSLLSAVSHDLRTPLAAAKVAVSSLRAEDVAFSAEDTAELLATIEESIDQLTALVGNLLDSSRLAAGVVCPDLRTVYLEESVQRALVSIGKGATGFYRSAIDRVKVDVGDAVAMADPGLLERVLANLIDNALRYAPNCVVRVNAGRVGDRVLINVIDEGPGIPHGAEDQIFEAFQRLGDHDNTTGVGLGMSVARGFVEAMGGSIAAGDTPGGGLTVVVELAAPPQPIGVR from the coding sequence ATGATGGTTGACGTGAGCGACGTCTCCCTCAAAGACCACCATCCCAAGCGCGGGGAGCTACGCATCTATCTCGGTGCGGCTCCGGGCGTCGGCAAGACGTACGCCATGCTCGGCGAGGCACACCGGCGCCTGGAACGCGGCACCGATCTGGTTGCCGCCGTGGTGGAGACCCATGGCCGCCGCAAGACGGCGGAGATGATCGAAGGCATCGAAACCATCCCGCCGCGGTACATCGAATACCGGGGCAGCACCTTCCCCGAACTCGACGTGCCCGCCGTGCTGGCACGTCATCCGCAGGTCGTGCTGGTCGACGAACTCGCCCACACCAATACACCGGGCAGCAAGAACCAGAAACGTTGGCAGGACGTCGAGGAACTTCTCGACGCCGGGATCAGCGTGATCTCCACGGTCAACATTCAGCACCTGGAAAGCCTCAACGACGTCGTCGCCCAGATCACCGGTATCGAACAGAAGGAGACGATCCCGGATTCGATCGTCCGCGAGGCCGCGCAGGTCGAGCTCATCGATATCACGCCGGAGGCGCTGCGGCGCAGGCTTTCCCACGGCAATGTCTATGCCCCCGAACGTATCGACGCCGCGCTGTCGAACTACTTTCGCCGCGGAAATCTCACGGCCCTCAGGGAATTAGCGCTGTTGTGGCTGGCCGACCAGGTGGATACCGCCCTGGCAAAGTACCGCGCGGAGAACAAGATCACCGATATGTGGGAGGCACGCGAGCGCGTCGTCGTGGCGGTCACCGGTGGTCCGGAATCGGAAACGTTGGTTCGGCGAGCATCTCGCATCGCGTCGAAATCCAGCGCCGAGTTGATGGTTGTGCATGTTATCCGGGGCGACGGGCTGGCCGGCCTGTCCGAGACCCGGATGCACAAGATCCGCGAACTGGCCAACAGCCTGGACGCGTCGGTGCACACCGTGATCGGTGACGACGTGCCTACGGCGCTATTGGATTTCGCCCGCGAGATGAACGCCACCCAGTTGGTGATCGGCACCTCGCGACGGTCCCGATGGGCCCGCATCTTCGAGGAGGGTATCGGCACGACCGTCGTCCAGCAGTCGGGCAAGATCGACGTGCACATCGTCACCCACGACGAATCCAAGCGGGGTTTTCATTTCGCGTCGTTTGCCCCTCGCGAGCGACGCATCGTGTCCTGGCTGGCCGCAATCATCGTGCCGTCGCTCATTTGCGCCGTCACGGTGACGATGCTGGACCCCTATCTGGACACCGGCGGGGAAAGCGCGCTGTTCTTCGTCGGAGTCCTGCTGGTGGGCTTGCTGGGAGGTGTTGCCCCGGCGGCCCTTTCGGCGGTGCTGTCCGGACTGCTGCTGAATTACTTCCTGATTGCTCCGCGGCACAGTTTCACGATCGCCGAACCCAACAGTGCCATCACCGAATTGGTGCTGTTGCTGATCGCTGTCGCGGTCGCGGTGCTCGTCGACTTCGCCGCCAAACGCACCCGCGAAGCCCGACTGGCGGCTCAAGAGGCCGAGCTGCTGACGCTGTTCGCGGGTTCGGTGCTGCGCGGCGCGGACCTCGAGACGCTGCTGGAACGGGTGCGCGAGACCTACTCCCAGCGCGCGGTGAGCATGCTGCGCGAGCCCAGCGAGGAAGACCGCGCCGCCGGCAAGAAGAGCTACATCGTCGCCTGCGTGGGCAAAGATCCTTGTGTGACAGTCGATTCCGCGGATACCGCGATCGAGGTCGGTGACGACGAATTCTGGATGCTGATGGCGGGACGCAAGCTGTCCGCCCGCGACCGCAGGGTGCTGACCGCGGTTGCCAAGCAGGCCGCCGGCCTGATCCGTCAGGGCGAGCTGGCCGAGGAGGCCAGCCGAACTGAGGCGGTCGTGCGCGCCGACGAGCTGCGGCGCTCGCTGCTCTCCGCGGTCAGCCATGACTTGCGGACACCGCTGGCGGCGGCCAAGGTCGCGGTGTCCAGTCTGCGCGCCGAAGACGTCGCCTTCTCCGCCGAGGACACCGCCGAATTACTGGCCACCATCGAGGAATCCATCGACCAGCTGACCGCCTTGGTCGGAAACCTGCTTGATTCTTCGCGTCTGGCAGCGGGCGTGGTCTGCCCGGACCTGCGTACGGTCTATCTTGAGGAATCCGTGCAGCGTGCGCTGGTCAGTATCGGCAAGGGCGCCACCGGCTTCTACCGATCCGCGATCGACCGCGTCAAGGTCGACGTGGGCGATGCGGTGGCGATGGCCGATCCCGGGCTGCTGGAACGGGTGCTTGCCAACCTGATCGACAACGCGCTGCGTTACGCGCCCAACTGCGTGGTTCGGGTCAACGCCGGGCGGGTCGGCGATCGGGTGCTGATCAATGTGATCGACGAAGGCCCTGGAATCCCGCATGGGGCCGAAGATCAGATCTTCGAGGCATTCCAGCGGCTGGGCGATCACGACAACACCACCGGTGTGGGACTGGGGATGTCGGTGGCGCGCGGCTTCGTCGAAGCCATGGGAGGCAGCATCGCGGCCGGCGACACTCCTGGGGGTGGACTCACCGTCGTCGTAGAATTGGCTGCACCGCCGCAACCGATTGGTGTCCGATGA
- a CDS encoding response regulator: MTRVLVIDDEPHILRALRINLSVRGYEVVTAATGAGALRAAAEHKPDVVILDLGLPDISGIEVLAGLRGWLTVPVIVLSARTDSSDKVEALDAGADDYVTKPFGMDEFLARLRAAVRRNAAASELDEPVVETDAFTVDLAAKKVTKSGAEVHLTPTEWGMLEVLVRNRGKLVGREELLKEVWGPAYATETHYLRVYLAQLRRKLEDDPSHPKHLLTESGMGYRFEA; encoded by the coding sequence ATGACCAGAGTCTTGGTGATCGACGACGAGCCGCACATCTTGCGCGCGCTGCGCATCAACTTGTCGGTGCGCGGCTACGAGGTCGTCACCGCGGCGACCGGTGCCGGCGCCCTGCGCGCCGCGGCCGAACACAAACCCGACGTGGTGATCCTCGATCTCGGCCTGCCCGATATCTCGGGCATCGAGGTGCTCGCCGGTCTGCGCGGGTGGCTGACGGTACCGGTGATCGTGTTGTCCGCGCGCACCGATTCTTCCGACAAGGTCGAGGCGCTGGACGCCGGGGCTGACGACTACGTCACGAAACCCTTTGGGATGGACGAGTTTCTGGCTCGACTGCGGGCAGCGGTGCGCCGCAATGCCGCGGCCTCCGAGTTGGACGAGCCGGTGGTGGAAACCGACGCGTTCACCGTCGACCTGGCCGCCAAGAAGGTCACCAAGAGCGGCGCCGAGGTGCACCTCACCCCGACCGAATGGGGCATGCTCGAGGTGCTGGTGCGCAATCGCGGGAAGCTGGTCGGCCGCGAGGAATTGCTCAAAGAGGTGTGGGGGCCAGCGTACGCCACCGAAACCCATTACCTGCGTGTGTATCTCGCTCAGTTGCGACGCAAACTCGAAGACGACCCGTCGCATCCCAAGCACCTGCTGACCGAATCCGGCATGGGCTACCGCTTCGAGGCCTGA
- a CDS encoding Ppx/GppA phosphatase family protein, translating to MALRAAGVDCGTNSIRLLIADVFDGQLRDVHRETRIVRLGQGVDATGQFAPEAIERARIALVDYAELMKAHGVERVRMVATSAARDVSNRDDFFAMTAEVLGGVLPGTVAQVITGAEEAELSFRGAVGELDSARGPFVVVDLGGGSTEIVLGADQVIASYSADIGCVRLTERCLHSDPPTAAEVDAARAFVRERLGPALRSVPVEAARTWVGLAGTMTTLSALAHNMTTYDAAAIHLSRVNGDDLVSVCEKLIGMTKAQRVALPPMHQGRADVIGGGAIVVQELAREFRARAGIDELTVSEHDILDGIVLSIA from the coding sequence GTGGCACTGAGAGCCGCCGGTGTCGACTGCGGCACCAACTCGATTCGGTTGCTGATCGCCGACGTCTTCGACGGGCAGCTGCGTGACGTGCACCGCGAGACCCGGATCGTGCGGTTGGGTCAGGGTGTCGACGCCACGGGCCAGTTCGCGCCGGAGGCGATCGAGCGGGCCAGGATCGCGCTCGTCGACTATGCGGAGCTGATGAAAGCCCATGGCGTCGAGCGGGTTCGGATGGTTGCCACCTCGGCCGCTCGCGACGTCAGCAACCGCGACGACTTCTTCGCGATGACCGCCGAGGTGCTGGGCGGGGTGCTGCCCGGCACTGTCGCCCAGGTGATCACCGGAGCCGAAGAGGCCGAGCTGTCGTTCCGCGGCGCGGTCGGTGAATTAGATAGCGCCCGTGGGCCTTTCGTTGTCGTCGACTTGGGCGGCGGCTCGACAGAGATCGTGCTGGGCGCAGACCAGGTGATCGCGAGCTACTCGGCCGACATCGGCTGTGTCCGGCTGACCGAACGCTGCCTGCACTCCGACCCGCCGACGGCTGCGGAAGTGGATGCGGCGCGTGCGTTCGTGCGCGAGCGGCTGGGGCCCGCGCTGCGGTCCGTGCCCGTCGAGGCAGCCCGGACCTGGGTCGGGCTGGCCGGTACGATGACTACGCTGTCGGCGCTGGCACACAACATGACGACGTATGATGCTGCGGCCATTCATCTTTCGCGGGTCAACGGCGACGACTTGGTGTCGGTGTGCGAGAAGCTGATCGGCATGACCAAAGCACAGCGCGTCGCGCTGCCGCCGATGCACCAGGGCCGCGCCGATGTGATCGGGGGCGGCGCGATCGTGGTGCAGGAGCTGGCCCGTGAGTTTCGCGCCCGGGCCGGCATCGACGAGCTGACCGTCAGCGAGCATGACATCCTCGACGGCATCGTGCTGTCGATCGCGTAG
- a CDS encoding DUF501 domain-containing protein: MVDRVDLEAVARQLGREPRGVLAIAYRCPSGEPGVVKTAPKLPDGTPFPTLYYLTHPALTAAASRLETTGLMRDMTERLGTDPELAAAYRRAHESYLAERDAIEPLGTTFSGGGMPDRVKCLHVLIAHSLAKGPGVNPLGDEAVALLAAEPAMATVLDGALWH; the protein is encoded by the coding sequence GTGGTTGATCGTGTCGACCTGGAAGCGGTGGCACGCCAACTCGGTCGCGAGCCGCGCGGTGTGCTGGCAATCGCCTATCGGTGCCCCAGCGGCGAGCCCGGTGTGGTGAAGACCGCGCCGAAACTTCCTGACGGAACACCGTTTCCGACGCTGTACTACCTGACGCACCCGGCGCTCACCGCCGCGGCGAGCAGGCTGGAGACGACGGGACTGATGCGGGATATGACCGAGCGGCTGGGCACGGATCCCGAGTTGGCCGCCGCTTATCGGCGCGCGCACGAGTCGTATCTGGCCGAGCGCGACGCGATCGAACCGCTCGGGACGACGTTCTCCGGCGGCGGTATGCCGGACCGGGTCAAATGCCTGCATGTGCTGATCGCGCATTCGTTGGCCAAGGGACCCGGGGTCAATCCGCTCGGCGACGAGGCGGTCGCGTTGCTGGCCGCCGAGCCGGCCATGGCCACGGTCCTGGACGGTGCGTTGTGGCACTGA
- a CDS encoding FtsB family cell division protein, which yields MPDAKRPDPKRRSPASRPGKAGDSVRRGRAAKPSSKPSSRTSKLAQDAAAARTTAEHIVEPIKRQIAESVEQRSEQRLGFTARRAAVLAAVVCVLTLTIAGPVRTYFAQRTEMAQLNASEAALRRQIADLEQKKVKLGDPAYIAAQARERLGFVMPGDTPFQVQLPPGASASPQPGAETAKPSSNAPWYSSLWHTIADAPHLPPANAGAPSPPEPGQPAPPPESPKPTTPGG from the coding sequence ATGCCCGACGCGAAACGGCCAGACCCGAAGCGCCGCTCTCCGGCGTCGCGCCCGGGGAAAGCCGGCGATTCGGTCCGGCGGGGTCGGGCCGCCAAACCGTCGTCCAAGCCGTCGTCGCGCACGTCGAAACTCGCGCAGGACGCCGCCGCTGCCCGCACGACGGCCGAGCACATCGTCGAACCCATCAAGCGGCAGATCGCCGAGTCCGTCGAGCAACGATCCGAGCAGCGGCTCGGTTTCACCGCCCGGCGCGCGGCGGTGCTGGCCGCCGTGGTCTGCGTGCTGACGTTGACGATCGCGGGACCGGTGCGCACCTATTTCGCGCAGCGCACCGAGATGGCCCAGCTGAACGCCAGTGAAGCGGCGCTGCGCCGTCAGATCGCGGACCTCGAACAGAAGAAGGTCAAGCTCGGCGATCCGGCCTATATCGCCGCGCAGGCCCGTGAGCGCCTGGGGTTCGTGATGCCGGGGGACACGCCGTTCCAGGTCCAGCTTCCGCCCGGCGCGTCCGCGTCCCCCCAGCCGGGCGCCGAGACGGCGAAGCCGTCGAGCAATGCGCCGTGGTACTCCTCGTTGTGGCACACCATCGCCGACGCGCCGCACCTGCCGCCGGCCAACGCTGGAGCGCCCTCGCCGCCCGAACCAGGCCAGCCCGCGCCGCCGCCGGAATCACCGAAGCCCACGACTCCCGGTGGTTGA
- the eno gene encoding phosphopyruvate hydratase, which translates to MPIIEQVGAREILDSRGNPTVEVEVALIDGTFARAAVPSGASTGEHEAVELRDGGERYGGKGVDKAVQAVLDEIGPAVIGLAADDQRLVDQALVDLDGTPDKSRLGANSILGVSLAVAKAAADSAELPLFRYLGGPNAHILPVPMMNILNGGAHADTGVDVQEFMVAPIGAPSFKEALRWGAEVYHSLKSVLKKQGLSTGLGDEGGFAPDVAGTKAALDLILSAIEATGFKAGSDVALALDVAATEFFTEGEGYSFEKETRSAEQMSEFYASLLDTYPLVSLEDPLSEDDWDGWVALTTAIGDRVQIVGDDLFVTNPERLEEGIERGAANALLVKVNQIGTLTETLDAVALAHHSGYRTMMSHRSGETEDTTIADLAVAVGSGQIKTGAPARSERVAKYNQLLRIEEALGDAARYAGDLAFPRYALDMK; encoded by the coding sequence GTGCCGATTATCGAGCAGGTCGGGGCCCGCGAGATCCTCGATTCCCGCGGTAACCCGACCGTCGAAGTCGAGGTAGCCCTGATCGATGGAACCTTTGCCCGCGCGGCGGTGCCGTCCGGCGCGTCGACCGGCGAGCACGAGGCCGTCGAATTGCGCGACGGCGGCGAGCGCTACGGCGGCAAGGGCGTGGACAAAGCCGTGCAGGCCGTGCTCGACGAGATCGGCCCGGCCGTGATCGGACTGGCCGCCGACGACCAGCGGCTGGTCGACCAGGCGCTGGTGGATCTGGACGGCACCCCGGACAAGTCCCGGCTCGGCGCCAACTCCATCCTGGGTGTGTCGCTGGCCGTCGCCAAGGCCGCCGCCGATTCGGCCGAGCTGCCGCTGTTCCGCTACCTCGGCGGGCCGAACGCGCACATCCTGCCGGTGCCGATGATGAACATCCTCAACGGCGGCGCCCACGCCGATACCGGGGTCGACGTCCAGGAGTTCATGGTCGCGCCGATCGGTGCACCGAGCTTCAAGGAAGCGCTGCGCTGGGGCGCCGAGGTGTACCACTCGCTGAAGTCGGTGCTCAAGAAGCAGGGCCTGAGCACCGGGCTGGGTGACGAGGGCGGCTTCGCGCCCGACGTTGCGGGCACCAAGGCGGCGCTCGACCTGATCCTGTCGGCGATCGAAGCGACCGGCTTCAAGGCGGGATCCGACGTGGCCCTGGCACTCGATGTGGCGGCCACCGAATTCTTCACTGAGGGTGAGGGTTACAGCTTCGAGAAAGAGACCCGCAGCGCCGAGCAGATGTCCGAGTTTTACGCGAGCCTGCTCGACACTTACCCGCTGGTTTCCCTCGAGGATCCGCTTTCCGAGGACGACTGGGACGGATGGGTGGCGTTGACCACAGCCATCGGTGACCGCGTCCAGATCGTCGGAGACGACCTGTTCGTCACCAACCCGGAGCGCCTCGAAGAAGGCATCGAACGCGGCGCCGCCAACGCGCTGCTGGTCAAGGTGAACCAGATCGGCACGCTGACCGAGACGCTGGACGCGGTCGCGCTGGCTCACCACAGCGGGTATCGCACGATGATGAGCCACCGCAGCGGCGAGACCGAGGACACCACGATCGCCGACCTGGCGGTCGCCGTCGGCAGCGGGCAGATCAAGACCGGGGCGCCGGCCCGCAGCGAGCGGGTCGCCAAGTACAACCAGCTGCTGCGCATCGAGGAAGCCCTCGGCGACGCCGCCCGCTACGCCGGCGATCTGGCCTTCCCGCGCTACGCACTGGATATGAAATAG
- a CDS encoding lytic transglycosylase domain-containing protein, with protein MSPRRWLRASAVIGATAMLMASSCTWQLSLFIPSGVPPPFGDPVPAVNTHASGRPADQLRDWARPRAAALEIPLIALEAYAYAARVAEVENPKCHIAWTTLAGIGQVESHHGTYRGATLSPNGDVNPPIRGVQLDGSGGNLRIVDAAQDTTDSQPAIARAMGPMQFIPETWRLYGVDAHNDGRLSPDNIDDAALAAAGYLCWRGKDLATARGWVTALRAYNNSGVYARAVRDWATAYAAGHPL; from the coding sequence GTGTCGCCGAGGCGTTGGTTGCGGGCGTCCGCCGTGATAGGCGCGACCGCGATGCTCATGGCCTCCAGCTGCACCTGGCAACTCAGCCTCTTCATCCCCTCCGGCGTGCCGCCGCCATTCGGGGACCCGGTGCCCGCGGTGAACACTCACGCCAGCGGCCGGCCCGCAGACCAGTTGCGGGACTGGGCGCGACCCCGTGCCGCGGCCCTGGAGATCCCGCTCATCGCGTTGGAGGCGTACGCGTACGCGGCCCGGGTCGCCGAGGTCGAAAACCCCAAGTGCCACATCGCGTGGACCACGCTGGCCGGCATCGGGCAGGTCGAGAGCCACCACGGCACCTATCGCGGCGCCACGCTGTCGCCCAACGGGGATGTCAATCCACCCATCCGGGGTGTTCAGCTAGACGGCAGCGGTGGCAACCTGCGCATTGTCGACGCCGCGCAAGACACCACGGACAGCCAGCCTGCGATAGCCCGCGCGATGGGACCGATGCAGTTCATTCCGGAGACCTGGAGGTTGTACGGGGTGGACGCCCACAATGACGGCCGGCTGAGCCCGGACAACATCGACGACGCCGCCCTGGCGGCGGCGGGGTACTTATGTTGGCGCGGAAAGGATCTCGCGACGGCCCGCGGCTGGGTCACCGCGCTGCGCGCCTACAACAACTCGGGCGTCTACGCGCGCGCCGTCCGGGACTGGGCGACCGCCTACGCGGCGGGTCACCCGCTGTAG
- a CDS encoding nucleoside triphosphate pyrophosphohydrolase produces the protein MIVVLFDPRRPSLVPVEAIEYLTGEIQYTEEMPVAVPWSLSSARPVDTGGPDDPAPVLLSSDPEHPAVIARLAAGARLISAPDTPRGERLVDAVAMMDKLRTAGPWESEQTHDSLRRFLLEETYELLDAVRSGNAEALCEELGDVLLQVLFHARIAEEARQFPFDIDDVATTLMRKLGNRVPGVLAGQTISLEEQLAQWEERKAAEKPRNSVMDDVHTGQPALALAQKVIQRAHAAGLPADLIPADITSISVSTDIDAESVLRTTVLEFVDMVRAVERSIAATRRGDSVPEEFDVAPLGEVTEEEWREHWPSGVADELEPEAADETDEGFEAADEEDDEDDESEDDGDDESEDDDESADDGPQDAETDDESGKGSKKSGKATKRSRDRG, from the coding sequence GTGATCGTCGTGTTGTTCGACCCCCGCCGGCCGTCGCTGGTGCCCGTCGAGGCGATCGAGTACCTGACCGGTGAGATCCAGTACACCGAGGAGATGCCCGTCGCGGTGCCCTGGTCGCTGTCCTCCGCGCGCCCGGTGGACACCGGGGGCCCCGATGATCCGGCGCCGGTGTTGCTGTCGTCGGACCCCGAGCACCCCGCCGTGATCGCGCGGCTCGCCGCCGGCGCTCGGCTGATCTCGGCGCCGGACACGCCGCGCGGTGAACGTCTCGTCGACGCCGTCGCGATGATGGACAAACTGCGCACCGCCGGGCCGTGGGAAAGCGAGCAAACCCACGACTCGCTGCGCCGGTTCCTGCTGGAGGAGACTTACGAGCTGCTGGACGCGGTCCGCAGCGGCAACGCCGAGGCGCTGTGCGAAGAGCTCGGCGATGTATTGCTGCAGGTGCTCTTCCACGCCCGCATCGCCGAGGAGGCGCGGCAGTTCCCGTTCGACATCGACGACGTTGCCACCACGCTGATGCGAAAGCTGGGTAACCGTGTGCCGGGAGTACTCGCAGGCCAAACGATTTCGCTGGAAGAGCAACTGGCCCAATGGGAAGAGCGCAAAGCCGCTGAGAAACCCCGCAATTCGGTGATGGACGACGTCCATACCGGCCAGCCGGCGTTAGCGCTGGCGCAGAAGGTGATTCAGCGCGCTCATGCTGCCGGCTTGCCCGCCGATCTGATTCCCGCCGACATCACCTCTATCTCGGTGTCGACGGATATCGACGCGGAAAGTGTGCTGCGCACAACAGTTTTGGAATTCGTGGACATGGTGCGCGCGGTCGAGCGCTCGATCGCCGCCACGCGCCGCGGGGACAGCGTGCCCGAAGAGTTCGACGTGGCCCCGCTGGGCGAGGTCACCGAGGAGGAGTGGCGCGAGCACTGGCCATCCGGGGTGGCCGACGAACTCGAGCCCGAGGCAGCGGACGAGACGGACGAGGGTTTCGAGGCAGCGGACGAGGAAGACGACGAGGACGACGAGTCGGAAGACGACGGGGACGACGAGTCCGAAGATGACGACGAGTCCGCAGACGACGGGCCCCAGGACGCCGAGACGGACGACGAGAGCGGCAAGGGATCCAAGAAGTCCGGCAAAGCCACCAAGCGGAGCCGAGACCGAGGCTGA